The Bacteroidetes Order II. bacterium genome includes a window with the following:
- a CDS encoding alpha-E domain-containing protein: MLARVADSLYWMSRYLERAEHAARILAVGLNTMLEQSPEQATRQLQRMRRLLMLPTDPDGDPLKMLAWVVLNPENRSSIFSCIATARENARQVREQITSEMWEQVNRMYLDLKQARSGLWMYQPDSLLRAILEGIHLFRGYTIATMNHEQGYNFLELGRATERIESVTYLLEAHFVEDTDQDEQHTGLFGYLEWISLLKTCTAFEAYCKVYTADLQPKQIAEFLLLSGQSPRSVRYNADIVLHTIRQIAEKSGRTAAKLDRLAGRLQATLRYGQIDEVIEEGMSVYLQQIRFQLQQIHHVVYQTYITYPIEKELTV; this comes from the coding sequence ATGCTTGCGCGTGTTGCCGATAGCCTCTACTGGATGAGTCGCTACCTCGAAAGGGCAGAACATGCTGCTCGCATTTTGGCTGTGGGCCTGAATACCATGCTGGAACAGTCACCCGAACAGGCCACACGTCAGTTACAGCGGATGCGTCGGCTGCTGATGTTGCCCACAGATCCCGACGGAGACCCGCTTAAAATGCTCGCTTGGGTGGTGCTGAACCCCGAAAACCGCTCCTCCATATTTTCCTGTATTGCAACAGCACGCGAAAATGCACGCCAAGTGCGAGAACAGATTACTTCCGAAATGTGGGAACAGGTCAATCGCATGTATTTAGACCTAAAGCAAGCGCGGTCTGGCCTCTGGATGTATCAACCGGATTCCCTCCTGCGTGCAATATTGGAAGGGATTCACCTATTCCGTGGCTATACAATTGCCACCATGAACCACGAGCAAGGTTACAATTTTTTAGAATTGGGTCGGGCAACAGAACGAATTGAATCCGTCACCTATTTATTGGAAGCACATTTTGTGGAGGACACCGATCAAGACGAACAGCACACCGGGTTGTTTGGATATCTGGAGTGGATTTCGCTCTTGAAAACCTGTACCGCATTTGAAGCTTACTGCAAGGTGTACACCGCAGACCTACAACCGAAACAAATTGCAGAATTTTTGCTCTTAAGCGGACAATCTCCGCGTTCTGTACGCTATAATGCGGACATTGTCCTGCACACAATCCGGCAAATTGCCGAAAAGAGTGGACGAACCGCTGCAAAGTTAGATCGCTTGGCCGGACGCCTACAGGCCACCCTCCGGTATGGGCAAATTGATGAAGTAATTGAAGAAGGGATGTCTGTGTATCTACAACAAATCCGCTTTCAATTACAACAAATCCACCATGTGGTGTACCAGACCTATATCACCTATCCAATTGAAAAGGAATTAACTGTTTGA